From the Alkalibacter rhizosphaerae genome, one window contains:
- a CDS encoding murein hydrolase activator EnvC family protein, giving the protein MKKRKFGLALVIFLVLSMLLTGVAAQSVDDLKENLDAIEEKKDDMQKEIDMTKATMQEVMDEVRRLNDEISKIEETIAELQVEVDDMEARLVIIRQELKEAEQQRVDYKGVLDERIRVMYMFGDASYLEVLFSAESFGDFVSKIDMIRTIMEYDKEVLLELEEIEAQIEAKKAEVESERNKIIAKQNEARRQKTRMDSVVVSRERTLDSLRQNQRLLEEEKRALEQESQKIKTEIMSKQTINEKINGIYLWPVPGASTISSPFGWRIHPIFGNTRYHSGIDIPTGRRTGFNAIAVGYGEVIESRYSSSYGNLITLDLGLDDNGNRVSAVYAHMARRYVSVGQKVTPGTPIGEVGTTGWSTGIHLHFEIRINGNPVNPLSYVSP; this is encoded by the coding sequence ATGAAAAAGCGAAAATTTGGGTTGGCTTTGGTGATATTTCTGGTATTGTCCATGTTGTTAACCGGCGTAGCCGCTCAATCCGTCGACGATTTGAAGGAAAACCTGGATGCCATCGAAGAAAAAAAGGATGACATGCAAAAAGAGATCGACATGACCAAAGCTACCATGCAGGAAGTGATGGACGAAGTTCGACGATTGAATGACGAGATATCCAAAATCGAGGAAACCATTGCAGAGTTGCAGGTGGAAGTGGACGACATGGAAGCCCGCCTGGTGATCATACGCCAGGAGCTGAAAGAAGCAGAACAGCAAAGAGTGGATTATAAAGGTGTTTTGGATGAACGGATCCGGGTCATGTACATGTTTGGAGATGCCAGTTATCTGGAAGTGCTTTTCAGCGCGGAAAGCTTTGGGGACTTCGTATCCAAGATCGACATGATCCGCACCATCATGGAATACGACAAGGAAGTGCTGCTGGAGCTGGAGGAGATCGAAGCCCAGATCGAGGCGAAGAAAGCAGAAGTCGAATCGGAAAGAAACAAGATCATCGCAAAACAAAATGAAGCCAGAAGACAGAAAACCAGGATGGACTCTGTGGTTGTAAGCAGAGAGAGGACCTTGGACTCCCTTCGCCAAAACCAGCGGTTGCTGGAAGAAGAAAAGCGGGCTTTGGAGCAGGAATCCCAAAAGATCAAAACGGAGATCATGTCCAAACAGACCATTAATGAAAAAATAAACGGCATTTATCTGTGGCCTGTTCCTGGAGCATCCACGATCAGCTCTCCATTCGGCTGGCGGATCCATCCCATTTTTGGCAATACACGGTATCACTCGGGGATCGATATCCCAACAGGAAGACGCACGGGATTCAATGCCATTGCTGTAGGATACGGAGAAGTCATCGAATCCAGATATTCATCCAGTTACGGCAACCTGATCACGTTGGATCTCGGTTTGGATGACAATGGAAACCGAGTATCCGCTGTATATGCCCATATGGCCAGACGTTATGTGAGCGTAGGCCAGAAGGTGACCCCTGGGACACCTATTGGAGAGGTAGGCACTACCGGTTGGTCCACTGGGATCCATCTTCATTTTGAAATAAGGATCAACGGAAATCCCGTCAATCCACTAAGTTATGTATCTCCTTGA
- a CDS encoding InlB B-repeat-containing protein: MKKKWIVSILVVVVVAVVGTVVFATDLFRSVELGDYTYRFRGGDGVIAKYGGTETVLEIPESFEWEGETYRVSYIGENAFAEATNLKTVIVGEHVLTVESGAFSGCASLSRVEFLGNAPEMGEGVFEGTPAALKLLYAHDMTGYDENFGYAIEPFYYVEYLDYLSEAGTLPQDDNHYAYGDVIQAMENIGHLERVGHTFKGWTTDPTGEGTVIEAGSEFELTEATAKLYPFWEKNKYKITFETKGGSGVEEVIVEHGDLLKAPQEPTKKGAIFISWTGDENGQKPWKFTTETVTEDLILYAKWLTIPAAPGGTQASADGYDQIKVRWNKTSHATSYAVYRSDGAKGNYTKIGETSSTSYTDKNRPYQTVFYYKVQALASEGSIKAESPMSGYASAKAELIVPPSYSAVRKETQGVSLTWNGTPGAGGYEVYRASSAGGNFELVDRTTSTSYVDSSAKWTEGNFYKVRAYRNVNGTDLYSGHTNVKGFYRVGDQLADYMSSLSNRNSVNAEAKRLRGGHLHNACVYFTAEALRRVGVPIRSSMGSIDYLMPYLSNNGWVKDRDYTQLRKGDICFTTDAAGDPNGRPTHAFIFMGWVTPGDYSMAYICDNQSPYYDDQVLHTRHMLEKHEHNGSEKEAFSFFMRLR, from the coding sequence ATGAAAAAAAAGTGGATCGTGAGCATATTGGTAGTAGTTGTAGTAGCGGTTGTAGGAACGGTTGTTTTTGCAACGGATCTGTTTCGAAGCGTGGAGTTGGGAGATTACACCTATCGCTTTCGAGGAGGCGACGGAGTTATCGCCAAGTATGGAGGAACAGAAACGGTGTTGGAGATCCCCGAATCCTTTGAGTGGGAAGGTGAAACATACAGGGTTTCCTATATAGGGGAGAATGCTTTTGCCGAAGCGACGAATCTGAAGACCGTGATCGTTGGCGAACATGTCCTTACTGTGGAAAGTGGCGCATTTTCCGGTTGCGCCAGTTTGAGTCGCGTCGAATTTTTAGGAAATGCACCCGAGATGGGAGAAGGTGTCTTTGAAGGAACACCTGCTGCACTAAAATTGCTGTATGCCCACGACATGACCGGTTACGATGAAAACTTTGGATACGCCATAGAACCATTTTATTATGTGGAGTACCTGGACTATTTGAGTGAAGCTGGTACCTTGCCCCAGGACGACAACCATTACGCCTACGGAGATGTGATCCAGGCTATGGAAAATATCGGCCACCTGGAACGGGTCGGTCACACATTCAAAGGCTGGACCACGGATCCGACCGGGGAAGGGACAGTCATCGAAGCAGGAAGTGAATTTGAACTGACAGAAGCTACGGCTAAACTCTACCCATTCTGGGAAAAAAACAAGTACAAGATCACATTTGAAACCAAGGGAGGCTCCGGGGTGGAAGAAGTGATCGTGGAACACGGAGATTTGTTGAAAGCTCCGCAAGAACCGACAAAAAAAGGTGCTATTTTCATCTCCTGGACAGGAGATGAAAATGGACAGAAACCATGGAAATTTACAACGGAAACAGTAACAGAAGACCTGATCCTGTATGCAAAATGGTTGACCATTCCAGCTGCGCCAGGGGGAACCCAAGCTTCGGCGGATGGATACGATCAAATCAAAGTTCGGTGGAACAAGACTTCTCATGCTACGTCCTATGCCGTTTATCGGAGCGATGGAGCCAAAGGGAATTATACGAAAATCGGGGAAACGAGTTCTACTTCCTACACCGACAAGAATCGACCATATCAAACCGTATTTTATTACAAAGTGCAGGCACTGGCTTCGGAAGGCAGCATAAAAGCGGAAAGTCCCATGTCCGGGTATGCATCTGCAAAGGCTGAATTGATCGTGCCGCCATCTTACAGTGCTGTTCGAAAAGAAACTCAAGGAGTGTCCCTGACGTGGAATGGGACTCCTGGGGCCGGTGGGTATGAAGTGTATCGAGCATCCAGCGCCGGCGGGAATTTTGAATTGGTGGATCGGACCACATCAACAAGTTATGTGGATTCTTCCGCCAAGTGGACCGAAGGGAATTTTTATAAAGTTCGCGCTTATCGCAATGTGAATGGAACGGACCTGTATAGCGGTCATACGAACGTCAAAGGATTTTACCGGGTGGGGGATCAACTGGCAGATTACATGTCCAGTCTCTCCAATCGGAACAGCGTCAATGCAGAGGCCAAAAGGTTGCGGGGAGGGCATTTGCACAACGCCTGTGTATATTTCACGGCGGAAGCACTGCGAAGAGTTGGAGTGCCGATCCGAAGTTCCATGGGAAGCATCGATTATCTGATGCCCTATCTCAGCAACAATGGATGGGTGAAGGACAGGGATTATACCCAGCTTCGAAAGGGCGACATTTGTTTTACGACAGATGCTGCCGGAGATCCCAATGGACGTCCAACCCATGCATTTATTTTCATGGGTTGGGTGACTCCAGGCGATTACAGCATGGCGTATATTTGCGACAATCAATCGCCCTATTACGATGATCAAGTCCTCCACACCAGACACATGCTGGAAAAACATGAACACAACGGATCTGAAAAAGAAGCATTTAGTTTCTTTATGAGATTGCGATAA
- the rpiB gene encoding ribose 5-phosphate isomerase B, which translates to MKIAIGCDEAGVRLRDALKAFAEEKGHELTDFGVKEGESVLYPMIAEKIAASVAAGTHERGIIICGTGIGMAITANKVPGIRATVAHDVYSAERSIKSNNCQIITMGERVIGVENAKTVLSAWLESEFAGGSSQPKVDKMVEIDQQYRSQR; encoded by the coding sequence ATGAAAATTGCTATTGGCTGCGACGAAGCAGGTGTTCGCTTGAGAGACGCATTGAAAGCTTTTGCAGAAGAGAAAGGTCATGAGTTGACGGATTTTGGTGTAAAGGAAGGAGAATCGGTCCTTTATCCCATGATTGCTGAAAAAATTGCCGCATCCGTTGCGGCAGGGACCCACGAAAGAGGCATCATCATCTGCGGTACCGGGATAGGCATGGCCATCACCGCCAACAAGGTGCCGGGGATCCGGGCGACCGTTGCCCATGATGTCTATTCGGCAGAGCGTTCCATCAAAAGCAACAACTGCCAGATCATAACCATGGGGGAGAGGGTCATTGGCGTAGAGAACGCAAAAACCGTCCTCAGCGCATGGTTGGAATCGGAGTTTGCCGGCGGCAGCTCCCAGCCAAAAGTGGATAAAATGGTGGAGATCGACCAGCAGTATCGAAGCCAACGATAA
- a CDS encoding TetR/AcrR family transcriptional regulator — MAKTSQGIETKRLLLKSSSKLFCKYGYNKTKMQLIADNTGITIGSIGYYFRKKEDIAGELLKRYISKIYRFILQHSDGPIDSFTLHVTASLPYYKNIYKNKATRKFYYELITSGSLHSDVNSNNSFRKMMDNLNRKIIKENGVVLDDFRKTAVTIFNSGGRNAMILKLMENYFDVDEIDEAINYIGVGTGSVLGVPQDKIGIAIDYCNSFYKIHQQELDGFCVLEKY, encoded by the coding sequence ATGGCAAAAACATCGCAGGGAATCGAAACAAAGCGTTTACTTTTAAAAAGTTCTAGCAAATTGTTTTGCAAATATGGTTATAATAAAACAAAAATGCAATTAATAGCTGACAATACTGGTATAACTATAGGAAGTATAGGATATTATTTTAGAAAAAAGGAAGACATTGCTGGAGAATTGTTAAAAAGATATATTTCAAAAATTTATCGATTTATTTTACAGCATAGCGACGGACCAATCGACAGCTTTACCTTGCATGTAACAGCCAGTTTGCCTTATTATAAAAATATTTACAAAAATAAAGCGACTCGAAAATTTTACTATGAATTGATAACAAGTGGATCTTTACACTCAGATGTGAATTCTAATAATTCATTTAGAAAAATGATGGATAATTTGAATCGAAAAATTATTAAGGAGAATGGCGTTGTTTTAGATGATTTCAGAAAAACTGCTGTTACAATTTTTAACTCAGGTGGACGTAACGCAATGATCTTAAAACTTATGGAAAATTATTTTGATGTTGATGAAATCGATGAAGCAATCAACTATATTGGAGTAGGTACTGGTTCAGTTTTGGGTGTACCTCAAGATAAGATAGGTATAGCCATAGATTATTGTAATTCTTTTTACAAAATACATCAACAGGAGTTAGATGGATTTTGTGTTTTGGAAAAATATTAA
- a CDS encoding uroporphyrinogen decarboxylase family protein yields MATETQALILNTIRHMDVPKVAKGELVLDDTVIASHYHVPEVKFEHRWDFAKEMEMDLVTHFPTYNKEEALPLLNMDPLELKKWTINTDFFHFYVLDGAFETGLAHYGFGEFCSMVMTDDEELEDFVLHMERMNMENIRKLADLGSNGIIFADDVAFQGGLIVRPEMFKDHFMASIERQVELMDKLGLVPFFHSDGNYLAILDDIVNAGFTGLHCIDKKCDVTLEDLKPYGKDLCLWGIWTYTTWNWPRRNPALNRS; encoded by the coding sequence ATGGCAACGGAAACACAAGCATTGATTCTGAATACCATCCGTCATATGGATGTACCAAAAGTGGCAAAGGGAGAACTGGTCCTGGACGACACGGTGATCGCCTCCCATTATCATGTACCGGAAGTAAAATTTGAACACCGATGGGATTTCGCCAAAGAAATGGAAATGGATCTGGTCACCCACTTTCCCACCTATAACAAGGAAGAGGCCCTGCCTCTTTTAAACATGGATCCATTGGAATTAAAAAAGTGGACCATCAATACGGATTTTTTTCACTTTTATGTTTTGGACGGCGCCTTTGAAACAGGGCTGGCCCACTATGGATTTGGGGAGTTTTGCTCCATGGTGATGACCGACGATGAAGAATTGGAAGATTTCGTCCTCCACATGGAACGCATGAACATGGAAAACATTCGAAAATTGGCAGATTTGGGATCCAACGGTATCATTTTCGCCGATGATGTGGCCTTCCAGGGCGGGCTGATCGTTCGACCGGAAATGTTCAAAGATCATTTCATGGCCTCCATCGAGCGGCAGGTAGAACTCATGGACAAACTGGGTCTGGTCCCTTTCTTTCATTCCGACGGCAACTATCTGGCCATCCTGGATGACATCGTCAATGCCGGTTTTACCGGGCTCCATTGCATCGATAAAAAATGTGATGTCACACTGGAAGATTTGAAGCCTTATGGCAAGGACCTGTGCCTCTGGGGCATCTGGACGTATACGACATGGAACTGGCCCAGACGGAATCCGGCCTTAAACAGATCGTAG
- a CDS encoding methyltetrahydrofolate cobalamin methyltransferase, translating into MIIIGEKINGAIPVVKEAIVKRDAEFIRNRALKQAEAGADYIDICASTDPEVEVETLKWLIEIVQDAVEIAICIDSPNPLFIQEVIPIVNKPGIINSVSLETVEGTNKDKCEIVFPLIQGTEWQVIALTCDSVNGTPKDVETRVQITRGIIEKAKTYDIKLENIHIDPLVMALATDLKSLTNFVKTMNIIKSDFREIKFTSGLSNISFGMPKRKIINQNFMTIAIYEGMDSAIIDPLNKEIMGAIFGTEALLGRDKFTRRYNSAVRKGII; encoded by the coding sequence ATGATTATTATTGGTGAAAAAATTAATGGTGCTATACCGGTTGTAAAAGAGGCTATCGTAAAGCGGGATGCTGAATTTATTAGAAACAGAGCATTGAAGCAAGCAGAAGCTGGTGCTGATTATATTGATATATGTGCCTCCACAGATCCTGAAGTAGAAGTTGAAACATTAAAATGGTTGATTGAAATTGTTCAAGATGCAGTTGAAATAGCAATTTGCATAGATAGTCCAAATCCTTTATTTATTCAAGAAGTTATACCAATTGTAAACAAACCGGGGATTATAAATTCTGTGAGCCTAGAAACAGTTGAAGGGACCAATAAAGATAAATGTGAGATCGTATTTCCTTTAATACAAGGAACTGAGTGGCAGGTTATAGCTTTAACATGTGATAGTGTTAACGGAACCCCTAAAGACGTTGAAACCAGAGTGCAGATTACTCGAGGCATTATTGAAAAAGCAAAAACTTATGACATCAAACTGGAAAACATACACATTGACCCTCTAGTTATGGCCTTGGCTACGGATCTGAAATCTCTAACGAATTTTGTTAAAACGATGAATATTATTAAAAGCGATTTTCGAGAAATCAAATTTACTTCTGGTCTTAGCAATATCTCTTTCGGAATGCCTAAAAGAAAAATTATCAATCAAAACTTCATGACTATAGCAATATATGAAGGAATGGATTCAGCGATTATTGATCCACTAAACAAGGAAATAATGGGAGCGATTTTTGGTACAGAGGCTCTTCTAGGTAGAGACAAATTCACTCGAAGATATAATTCAGCTGTGCGAAAAGGGATTATTTAG
- the ftsX gene encoding permease-like cell division protein FtsX — protein MKIHTFKYFFRDTVRSIRRNSLMSIASIVSVIAALVILGIFLVIALNIQHITQNLEDELELKVFLKQEITQEQRQDLLTLMDNDTRISSYRYESKEEALKNMANSLEKYQGILQGLEQDNPLPESYIIKIYDAEQIKEVNESMTSYKGVDYVNYGEGYVEALMRFNRFANLLSLAVLVILTGISFFIIYNTIKLTVFSRRKEISIMKYVGATNLYIRVPFVAEGAVLGLTGAILAILVVRNLYYYLLGAAMGQFSLFGGFSFASPQTILPAISIYFLVYGLVVGAAGSMFSITKFLDV, from the coding sequence ATGAAGATTCATACCTTTAAATACTTCTTTCGAGATACGGTGCGCAGCATTCGTAGAAACAGCCTGATGAGCATAGCATCCATAGTCAGTGTCATTGCAGCCCTGGTCATTTTGGGCATATTTTTGGTCATTGCCTTGAATATTCAGCATATCACCCAGAACTTGGAAGATGAGTTGGAATTGAAGGTTTTCCTTAAACAGGAAATAACCCAGGAACAGCGCCAGGATCTGTTGACCCTTATGGACAATGATACCCGGATTTCCAGTTATCGATATGAATCCAAAGAAGAGGCCTTAAAAAACATGGCAAACAGCCTGGAAAAATACCAAGGGATCCTTCAAGGGCTGGAGCAGGACAATCCCCTGCCCGAATCCTATATCATCAAGATTTATGACGCAGAGCAGATCAAGGAAGTCAATGAATCCATGACATCCTATAAAGGCGTAGATTACGTGAACTACGGAGAGGGTTATGTAGAAGCTCTGATGCGTTTCAATCGTTTTGCAAATTTGCTGAGTCTGGCCGTATTGGTGATCTTGACCGGCATATCCTTTTTTATCATTTACAACACCATCAAGTTGACGGTGTTTTCCAGAAGAAAAGAAATCAGCATCATGAAGTATGTGGGAGCCACCAACCTGTACATACGGGTGCCCTTTGTAGCAGAAGGTGCGGTACTGGGCTTGACCGGTGCCATCTTGGCTATTTTGGTGGTACGTAATCTGTACTATTACCTGCTGGGCGCGGCCATGGGACAATTCAGTCTTTTTGGAGGTTTCAGCTTTGCCAGTCCACAAACCATTTTGCCGGCCATATCCATTTACTTTCTCGTTTATGGATTGGTAGTGGGTGCTGCAGGCAGCATGTTTTCCATAACAAAATTCTTGGATGTATGA
- a CDS encoding uroporphyrinogen decarboxylase family protein, whose translation MTNQQEQRNQLFRDIWQGKRPARVPIQAGVTEDFAVDYLGYNAKRDLYNPKLTYEMADKMAELIDADTLPMAPFSQAAIYRYVKQAFMVPGADGFFQHPNIAPMEYNEYPEFIKDPFEFIVKKIQPRVFGILQDDPEFGQLKINVARTVLKSKFIGLGPNLADKHQRANILQSPIILWAPFDFIADYIRSFSTILSDIRRNPEWVIQACEAACDYQIEQVKMLPKPDPDKITTLLMPLHMAPFMKPKDFEKFYWPSYRRSVEEFQKLGFNISTYAEEDWTPHLDAFNDLPGRCCIQFEYPHPQDVVDKISKKHIFSTMYPTALLREGTKQQCIDKAKEYLDILMPGGNYIFAPQKVPLRRNDIKIENLQSVIEFVRVYGEY comes from the coding sequence ATGACAAATCAACAAGAGCAACGTAATCAATTATTTAGAGACATTTGGCAAGGAAAGCGCCCGGCAAGAGTGCCGATTCAAGCTGGTGTAACAGAAGATTTTGCAGTTGATTATCTTGGATATAATGCTAAAAGAGATTTATACAATCCCAAATTGACTTATGAAATGGCTGATAAGATGGCAGAATTGATTGATGCGGATACGCTTCCGATGGCACCTTTTTCACAGGCGGCTATTTACAGGTATGTTAAGCAAGCATTTATGGTACCTGGAGCAGATGGCTTCTTTCAACATCCAAATATTGCGCCAATGGAGTATAATGAGTATCCTGAGTTCATTAAAGATCCATTTGAGTTTATTGTTAAAAAGATCCAACCCAGAGTTTTTGGAATACTTCAAGATGATCCTGAATTTGGACAATTAAAGATTAATGTGGCTCGCACTGTACTTAAATCCAAATTTATAGGGCTTGGACCGAATCTCGCGGATAAACATCAACGAGCAAATATTCTTCAATCACCAATAATATTATGGGCTCCATTTGATTTCATTGCAGATTATATTCGAAGTTTTTCTACCATTTTATCCGATATCAGAAGAAATCCTGAGTGGGTAATACAAGCTTGTGAAGCTGCATGTGACTATCAAATCGAACAAGTGAAGATGCTTCCAAAACCAGATCCAGATAAGATTACTACTTTGTTGATGCCGCTACATATGGCACCCTTCATGAAACCTAAGGATTTTGAAAAATTTTATTGGCCTTCGTATCGAAGATCAGTTGAAGAATTTCAAAAACTGGGTTTTAATATCTCGACGTATGCTGAAGAAGATTGGACTCCACACCTAGATGCATTTAATGATCTTCCGGGTAGGTGCTGTATCCAATTTGAATATCCGCATCCTCAAGATGTGGTTGACAAAATCAGCAAAAAACATATATTTTCTACCATGTATCCTACAGCATTATTAAGAGAAGGAACAAAACAGCAATGCATTGACAAAGCGAAAGAGTATCTTGATATTTTGATGCCTGGCGGAAATTACATTTTTGCGCCACAAAAAGTACCGCTAAGAAGGAATGATATAAAAATTGAGAATTTACAATCAGTTATAGAATTTGTTAGAGTATATGGCGAGTATTAA
- a CDS encoding S41 family peptidase, with protein sequence MNKKYQKKWIVILVVLLLIVSNVATFVFSNLITIAIGDKVVIQARDAHTADFIHKFLYLKNQIRDSYYQELDEDILMEGALKGLFEAVGDPYTMYYDREQFQSYVEQMENSYVGIGVVVSMDEDDRVTVVSPIEGSPGQKAGLMPGDKILQVDGADISGLSLEEVVGLIKGEEGTEVTLTILKKTDENIVEKVLVREEIIMTSVDSQVIDGIGYISINQFEPYTYDEFEKQLSELLEQNVQGMVFDLRDNPGGMMDSVVAVLDEIMGESVIVYTEDRQGNREYERSTDRDQLDMPIAVLINEGSASASEIFAGALQDTGEAVIIGTTSFGKGIVQRMSDLQDGTGYKITVSEYFTPNGRNIQGIGIVPDIEVEIDEEFYYGTDYTMEEDPQLQRALEELNKEVEAITL encoded by the coding sequence ATGAATAAAAAATATCAAAAAAAATGGATCGTGATCCTGGTGGTACTGTTGCTCATCGTCTCCAACGTAGCCACTTTCGTATTCAGCAATTTAATCACCATCGCCATTGGAGACAAAGTGGTGATCCAGGCGAGAGATGCCCATACGGCAGATTTTATCCATAAATTTCTGTACCTGAAAAATCAAATCAGGGATTCCTACTATCAGGAGTTGGACGAAGATATTCTGATGGAGGGTGCGTTAAAGGGCCTCTTTGAAGCAGTTGGAGATCCCTACACCATGTATTACGACCGGGAACAATTTCAAAGTTACGTGGAGCAAATGGAGAACAGCTACGTAGGCATCGGAGTGGTGGTTTCCATGGATGAGGATGACCGGGTCACCGTGGTATCGCCTATTGAAGGATCACCTGGTCAAAAAGCGGGATTGATGCCGGGAGACAAGATCCTTCAGGTGGACGGCGCCGATATTTCCGGGTTGTCCCTGGAAGAAGTCGTTGGCTTGATCAAAGGGGAAGAGGGCACGGAAGTGACCTTGACCATTTTGAAAAAAACGGATGAAAACATTGTGGAAAAAGTGTTGGTCCGGGAAGAGATCATCATGACCAGCGTGGACTCCCAAGTGATCGATGGCATCGGTTATATCTCCATCAATCAGTTCGAACCCTACACCTATGATGAATTCGAAAAGCAACTGAGTGAATTGTTGGAACAAAATGTTCAGGGGATGGTATTCGATCTGCGGGACAATCCTGGAGGCATGATGGATTCGGTCGTGGCTGTTTTGGATGAGATCATGGGAGAATCGGTGATCGTCTATACGGAAGACCGGCAAGGGAACAGGGAATACGAGCGGTCTACGGACCGGGATCAGTTGGACATGCCCATTGCGGTGCTCATCAATGAAGGTTCTGCCAGCGCTTCGGAAATTTTTGCCGGTGCACTTCAGGATACTGGAGAGGCCGTCATCATAGGAACTACCAGTTTTGGCAAGGGGATCGTTCAGAGGATGAGCGATTTGCAGGATGGGACCGGCTATAAGATCACCGTTTCCGAGTATTTTACGCCCAATGGGCGAAATATTCAGGGGATCGGCATCGTACCGGACATCGAAGTGGAGATCGATGAAGAATTTTACTATGGAACAGACTACACCATGGAAGAGGATCCCCAACTCCAAAGGGCTTTGGAAGAATTGAATAAAGAGGTAGAAGCCATCACTCTCTGA
- a CDS encoding glutathione peroxidase, with translation MNFYEIKANTIDGDTISMDNYKGKVLLVVNTASKCGFTPQFEGLESLYKTFASEGLEILGFPCNQFKEQDPGSSEEIKSFCQLNYGVTFLLFEKVDVRGENAHPIFVELTKKAPFPGWNFSDPVQEKFYKINEENYPEFSNDESIKWNFTKFLIDRQGNVVKRFEPWETPDSMADSIRELL, from the coding sequence ATGAACTTCTACGAGATCAAAGCGAATACCATTGATGGAGATACCATCTCTATGGACAACTATAAAGGAAAAGTGTTGCTGGTGGTCAATACAGCCAGTAAATGCGGATTCACCCCTCAATTCGAAGGGCTGGAATCCCTATATAAAACTTTCGCCTCGGAAGGCCTTGAAATTTTGGGATTCCCATGCAATCAATTCAAGGAGCAGGACCCAGGTTCCAGCGAAGAAATCAAAAGCTTCTGTCAGTTGAATTATGGAGTCACCTTCCTCTTGTTTGAAAAGGTGGATGTCAGGGGAGAAAACGCCCATCCGATCTTTGTGGAATTGACAAAAAAAGCCCCTTTCCCCGGTTGGAATTTTTCGGATCCAGTGCAAGAAAAGTTTTACAAAATCAACGAAGAGAACTATCCGGAATTTAGCAACGACGAAAGCATCAAATGGAATTTCACCAAATTCCTGATCGATCGACAAGGAAATGTCGTCAAGAGATTTGAACCCTGGGAGACTCCGGATTCCATGGCCGATTCCATACGAGAACTGCTGTGA
- a CDS encoding methyltransferase domain-containing protein — protein sequence MKKSKRDVMLQTLKNNPSLLRCPKCHQGFSFQESSLVCDNGHSYDLSKRGSVHLLLHPVRSVYDAALFDARKRTADSGFFTPLIQIITEMISSYVKEDSWIKMVDAGCGEGSLALNICQSLSQRTAYCCGVDISKDGIQLATKSESDILWIVGDLADLPFQDKAFNVVLNVLSPANYGEFQRILGDDGILIKVLPGTGYLKEFREIFYADQVKETYTNNQTKEHFQRRMDVLETQNIHYTITPNEKQLHDLISMTPMLLNKDPNAAQKEALKKIQAVSLDYEILIGRSKLLRE from the coding sequence ATGAAAAAATCCAAGCGAGATGTCATGCTTCAGACGCTCAAAAACAATCCCTCCCTGCTGCGATGCCCAAAATGCCACCAGGGATTTTCTTTTCAGGAATCCAGCCTGGTATGTGACAATGGACATTCCTATGATCTATCCAAAAGAGGATCGGTCCATCTGCTCTTGCATCCGGTCCGTTCTGTTTACGATGCCGCTTTATTCGACGCCCGAAAGCGGACGGCGGATTCCGGTTTTTTCACACCCTTGATACAGATCATCACCGAAATGATCTCCTCATACGTGAAGGAAGACTCCTGGATAAAAATGGTGGACGCCGGATGTGGAGAAGGAAGCCTTGCCCTCAACATTTGCCAGTCTTTATCACAACGGACCGCCTATTGCTGCGGGGTCGACATTTCCAAAGACGGTATCCAGCTAGCAACAAAATCTGAGTCCGATATCTTGTGGATCGTAGGTGACTTGGCGGATCTTCCATTCCAAGACAAGGCTTTCAACGTAGTGTTGAATGTGCTGTCTCCCGCCAATTACGGTGAATTTCAACGAATTTTGGGTGATGACGGGATCTTGATAAAGGTTTTACCCGGCACCGGATATTTGAAGGAATTTCGGGAGATCTTTTATGCAGATCAAGTCAAGGAAACGTATACCAACAACCAAACCAAAGAGCATTTTCAACGCCGGATGGATGTCCTGGAGACTCAAAATATCCACTATACCATCACACCAAATGAAAAACAGCTCCATGATCTCATATCCATGACACCCATGTTGCTGAACAAAGATCCAAATGCAGCGCAAAAGGAAGCCTTAAAAAAAATCCAGGCGGTCAGCCTGGATTATGAGATCCTGATCGGTAGAAGCAAGCTACTCAGAGAGTGA